Below is a genomic region from Amphiura filiformis chromosome 19, Afil_fr2py, whole genome shotgun sequence.
attgaaatcgatattctattattgacgtagataaagagagtgatagtgtgtcaattgTATTTATAGAtagattttacatgcattcctttatataattaatttctcaaacagttgaatatatcgaAATTTTAACTGtggatttcaaaatcgttacatcaaaattgcagtaaaacatatccacagcaaaataccggtcctcactaattagtgtatttaatttccagttagtgtatcaaaaataaaacctgtgatttacctgacaacaaataaaagtttcttgcaatagaaatatcatatgggatactgatatggtaggccgcaaccgccacaacgtggagctgctacgcgcagctgactttttgctccgtggagccaaattgaccaatcatgttagagtttttcattactcggaggtaaaactgaccaatcaagtacgacttactcattacgtgaagcgaatttattcattaagaatttgtcaTAACAATACCTCTAATCGGGGTATTAGGGATTTCTCTTACGGGATTTGTTAAGGGATTTCCCTTGCGCATAAGGGATTTGTTTGGACGCTTCGCCTTGTTTTTGGATCAAATTTGACACTTCGATGATCGAAGTTATGTATTAAGTAGCTTGCCTTTTACTGGTAATTCTAAGCACCGCCCCAAGATTAGTGTTACAGTTACGTTTTAGGTAGAAGTTAGGGTAGTTGTTATGACTAGGGTTATGTTTTAGGGTTAGGAGTAAGAGATAGTCGTTGCTGACAGCTACTATTCACTTACTTTCGTCTGTGCAATACTGCTCAATAAACGTGTCCCATTGCTCATgtttagggttatacttgtaGGGCCGCAGGAAATGCCAATAGGAAACGGCTAAATCCTTGGGGTTGCGAAGTACAAATATTACCtgaaaaaaatcacataaaaaatcaataaatgaatCAAGCTATCAGTGAATCTATCAATTATAAATCAATCCCCTGACCTTCATCACCGTCATCGTCGTCAGCATCAACAACGCCATAATCAGTCATAACCATCCCATAAATGGGATTGCgaaatacaaatattaactgaaaAATGCACACcaaaaataaatagatcaatcaatcaatcaatcaatcaatcaatcaatcaatcaatcaccctCCGCTGCCCTTCCTTACCATCaccgtcatcgtcgtcatcattatcatcattatcatcattatcatcaacatcatatcatcatcatcatcatcatcattatcatcatcatcgtcatcatcatcatcatcatcatcatcatcatcaacatcatcatcatcatcatcatcatcatcatcatcatcaacatcatcatcatcatcatcatcatcatcatcatcatcatcattatcatcatcatcatcatcgtcatcatcaacatcatcaacatcattatcatagCAATCAACCCATTACCTTTCCTTTCCCTTCATAGATCTGTTTTGGCATCATATGCTCAGGTAGATGTGTCATCAACACTCTTGGCGATGGCCAATCCTTGGCACGCTCATACTGAGGTACCCTCATCAGAGGCGGCAACGATTCAGGGTTCTTAGTCCCAGGCTGAGCGAAGTCAAACTCCATCGGCCCAGGTTGTTTAGTGCGATCAATCTTTTCTTCATGTCCATCTTTCATTACTAGGTTTACTATTTCAACTGTCCAATGTGTACCTGTAAGGAAACATAATGTCACTGATATTGTCATGTGCATTTAACTCACTATTATCATTTTACAAGAGAAGcaattttgtgtttaaaaatgaAATGTACTCTCCCGGTGTACACTCAATCACAGAAATccagtttttaaaaactttttacaattatttaaaggagtatttcgtgatcctagcatcctccttatatgatatttttcaatagatccgcgaaaaaaagcttattcccaaaatgtcaattgattccgatttcgcgcttgcgagttatgcatgattatgtgtattagtatatacagcctgtctcaaaaaaaattgtgcaagtgaaaagcgccctctgtgacaattagaaaataccgttgtgacatatttttttaaatgcttacatcaacgtcaagggcatagtcttagctctcaaatgccgtttagtctgttcaatttgcttgttttaatcttgaaatatgcttacttaacaacgaaagggtaaaatcacaattgtgccacttttactagggaagagggctgtacatgtaaatcaatgatagcatcaagtttatcaagagttccttcgtgaaatcaaaagaatgcatcaattacacaacaatacataattgtttttaatgttttatcatgataaacacgataaaggtataatggttctctttttccacttacgacaaattaaacgataaataaatatttcacattctgctgtaaaattaaatacatctgcatgtcaatgattttaccatactgttctcatttgtcattcaagacatgttaaaagacaaacaaatattgcacacttataggttaatgaactttgacaattaagtacatgaaattagacaaattaatgaaattagacaaaatatcgCACGCGCGTTGGTGTTGGTGCGTCTAAtgcgaaggggagtgcattagacgcatcaacatcagctatcattgatttacatgtaccagccctattccctagtaaaagtggcacaattgtgattttaccctttcgttgttaactaaacatatctcgagattaaaaagagcaaattgaacagaacaaacggtatttgagagctaagactgtgcccttgacgttgatgtaagcattatgtctcaacggtattttctaattgccaaagaggccgcttttcacttgcacaattttttttttgagacaggctgtatttacACTGcctcatagacaatgtgttgtatataatttcgttctggtgtaccagaacgtaattcaaatttcacgatattctggctaaacgaattaatctgcaagaaattgtttgtacataaacattatgaagccagaggtttccagtggtgtaagaatctcaaccttttttgagaaaagtggggatgatgatgctgtggatcacgaaattcccTTTTAAATGAATTGAAgacaatattaaataataattaaaaaagcaTTAGACTTTTTGCGAAAGAAAAATTACACTGATACATAATTCATTACCTGCTTTTGGATATGTTGTAACCCAGACGTCATCATCTCTGACATCGTAATCTGTCAAGGCTTTTACCACCTCTTCTGACACCATCCAGAAGAATTTGACACCGTCATGAACTACTTCCGGGGTAAGGTCACCCTTCATGACAGTAAGATCGCCAAGAGACGAACCCTTTTTCTTATCATCTGCCATGTTGTTAATGGAGCTCTGTGATGAGAATGAAATCGAAAAACACGTTGGTGATTCTGACCCCTTAGGCACCAGGACCAaatatgttcgatctttggatcgaccgttgatgctgcttcgatgcttgttattaatgaactaacaactaattaatgagAAAAGTAGGTAATgaggatacgcatcctgcacaagaacaaattaacacaatggggaacgattgctcgctacaagaggaaaatgaatatattctttcttattaatgagaattaatgctaaatttatatgggtcaatatcaatacatactaagattcatatgttatcacaattaccAATAGTCAATTCATTGATTTCATAATAAGGATTCACCAAGCATCGATAGTAGATCGAAAGAGCTAACGtattgtttctattgccttatttTGCTCCTGGACGACATACATCATAGAGTAGcattttattcaattttatggCCTAATGGAAATTTTAtacttccaatttttttttttttttaactgcaAGTTGGATTCATCTCTCTAACAAAACCATAATAAAATGCTGGCAATATGTTGATGGTTCAACATTGGCTAACAACCGTTTGCACCCCTACCCTAGCAATCTTCGGGACCCGGCTTCGGGAGGACTTCGAAAATTTCAGTGCGTGGTCCTGCAATAAGAAGTTAATCCTGAACCACAAAATGTCAGGCCATCCAAATTTACTTTAAAGCAATAACGTGCcatttcaatatttgttttccacaaaatgttatttttcactgatcatattatatccccttttaatttagaGCCAACAAATGAGGTTAAACAAAGAACATTGCTATTATATTGTAGCGCTTATATGATTATCTTCAATGCGTGTATTAGTTCGTATTAATGCGTAATTCTTAAAGTCTCTAGTACACAAattttgttgttcccaaaacaaaatattgtcccatgggtggggaAAGGTCATTGAATttttacatggggtcaaatttcaaacttcatcaaattgtaTCGAAAACATTGCTAATGTATTCCtcaggtcataaggattcagaaaatgtatagttttatctaTCTAGCACGTACCGTTCCTGAGTTAttatcaaaaaggtcaaaggtcaactgttgacctctaaagggtcaacattttaaacttgcttcgatcttgatgaaaatggtgtcaaaatctcTGTGTTAATAAATGATCTTAAAtaataggccctatgtcacatgatcgataacgcaaaataacgaaacattttaataaaacctaaGAAAAGACCAGACtattgtaaaaaaacacaaaattgcacaacattctctaaaataacggaaaatatcagtagatattctaaggtaacactgaatttcaggagatattctaaaatattttggtttttttaaggatactttgcgttatcgatcaagtgACATAGGGCCTCTTGCTTGAGATGCGCGAGTGAATTTCCACGTCAAATCACCTGGCAGGCAGGGTGGAAGTTCTGTGCTTTGTACCTGCATACACATATTGACGGACCGACCACACGCACTTGAGGAACTCGCGTCGTtttgaattgtaattttttttttatctccaagCCCTAAAGTAATATGCTATTTATGAACTTCAAAATCAAAACGAGaaagattttaaatttttttccgcAAAGGAAAATTTTCCGGAAAAACGCGTGTGAATTTTTCattctccattgaaatgtgtacaaaagtgaaaagttgaagcccaaaattggcactttccttaATTTTCAGTACTTTGAAATTCATGGGAGTAAAAATATGGCCAATTTCGAACATATTATTTTTTACCCCCCCGAAAAACCTACccacaatgccccccccccatcatttgggtaatttttaatttttgatcatTTAAGCGCTCTTGCTTGAGATGCGCGAGTGAATTTCCACGTCAAATCACCTGGCAGGCAGGGTGGAAGTTACTTGCTGTGTACTTGATACATACACATACCCGAAAAACCCACCCAAAATGCCCCCCATCATttgagcaattttcaatttttgctcATAGaagaggccctatgtcacatgatcgataacgcaaaataacgaaacattttaataaaacctaagaaaagaccagaatattgtaaaaaaacacaaaattgcacaacattctctaaaataacggaaaatatcagtagatattctaaggtaacactgaatttcaggagatattctaaaatattttgttttttaaggatactttgcgttatcgatcaagtgACATAGGGCCTAATAATGCTAGAATGTTTCATTACATACGTACCAAAACATGTCAAGGCCAATGGATTTCTATGGTCATTGACCTATTTGAATGCGAAATCTAACAACGGGCCGAaaacacaccaccaccaccaccccccacAACCACCGCCCCCACTCCTGTAAAACGTGAGCTAACGTGTGAATCGGGAAATGTGTGTGTAACTGTCCAACCGGGACTATCCAAATGCGCTTATGCTATGTTGCATTGCATGTGTGGATATATCCCCACTTTGTTGGCAAATGTCGTGTGTGTATCCCCAGTTAAATAGTATGGAATCAGATTGGGGTATGCATCCCCATGCCTGCCCCTAACTAATGCGTTTAGCGCCCTCTAGTGGGGTTGTATAGCCCTATTATCGTAAAAAGTAAACCGAGGATATCCCCGTTCGCAGGCGTATCCCCAGTTTATATGTATAGGAACAGAAATGTATTCCCGTTTTATACGTGTTacgcacccccccacacacacacgacACAACTACGCAAATTGAGATTCAAAGTAAGTTAATATATTGTCAATTGTACATGCGACCCATGCGTGGGTGTATAGGCATATTATTATAATGCATCACGTATACACAAATGTACATTTAAGTGTTAAATCAGTcaatttaaatttgaatgaatttaattttgaatgAGGCCTGTACTTACCGTCAGTACAATCCGAGAAACGTATTGTCCATATACATAAAAAGCAGCTGCATATATAGCACCAAACACAAAATTAATGCATTGAATTTATAAAGATACCACTTTGCTGTTATCGGATGGTATACATAGGATTGGCTACATGTACTTGAACTTGAACCTTCAACATTTACTCAACCCAGAAGTAAAACACAATCAAAATTCAGACATGAATTGATTGCAACATACAGAACCTGTGATTCTAATGACGAGGTTCCATAATAAATGTACAATGCAATTACTCATACATGGAGGTATAGAGACCTTTTTTGCTTTTTTGCTGTATCATACAAATTACAATTACTCAATGTGGTAGCAAACTAGCAA
It encodes:
- the LOC140141002 gene encoding sulfotransferase 1A1-like; amino-acid sequence: MADDKKKGSSLGDLTVMKGDLTPEVVHDGVKFFWMVSEEVVKALTDYDVRDDDVWVTTYPKAGTHWTVEIVNLVMKDGHEEKIDRTKQPGPMEFDFAQPGTKNPESLPPLMRVPQYERAKDWPSPRVLMTHLPEHMMPKQIYEGKGKVIFVLRNPKDLAVSYWHFLRPYKYNPKHEQWDTFIEQYCTDEMVYSSWFTFNLGFWKKHRHDKNFLFLKFEDMKRDLRGAVVQIADFLGQPLSDEAIDRIVAKSDVDSMKQRFNTTNDKSGKPKVGAPSIIRKGIVGDWKNQFTVAQNEAFDTLYREKMEGSDLNMDFEIKRYFSSASIKTS